The proteins below are encoded in one region of Equus przewalskii isolate Varuska chromosome 1, EquPr2, whole genome shotgun sequence:
- the RASGEF1A gene encoding ras-GEF domain-containing family member 1A isoform X1 produces the protein MFLEPQETMPQTSVVFSSILGPSCSGQGQPSMGERGGGASGSGDLIFQDGRLISGSLEALMEHLVPTVDYYPDRTYIFTFLLSSRVFIPPHDLLARVGQICLEQRQQLEAVSEKGDSRGPGPPTVTQSWEEVTSSRHHFPALANLPVTERGQARDSFNAKLKSFSAKIVQLLKEWTEAFPYDFQDEKAMVELKAITHRVTQCDEENGTVKKAIAQMTQSLLLSLAARSQLQELREKLRSPAMDKGPILKAKPPAAQKDILGVCCDPLVLAQQLTHIELERVSSIHPEDLMQIVSHMDSRDKHRCRGDLTKTYSLEAYDNWFNCLSMLVATEVCRVVKKKHRTRMLEFFIDVARECFNIGNFNSMMAIISGMNLSPVARLKKTWSKVKTAKFDVLEHHMDPSSNFCNYRTALQGATQRSQMANSSREKIVIPVFNLFVKDIYFLHKIHTNHLPNGHINFKKFWEISRQIHEFMTWTQVECPFEKDKKIQSYLLTAPIYSEEALFIASFESEGPENHMEKDSWKTLRTTLLNRA, from the exons GAAACTATGCCCCAGACATCCGTCGTCTTCTCCAGCATCCTCGGGCCCAGCTGTAGCGGACAGGGGCAGCCCAGCATGGGGGAGCGAGGAGGCGGGGCCAGCGGCTCCGGGGACCTCATCTTTCAAGATGGTCGCCTCATCTCCGGGTCGCTGGAGGCCTTGATGGAGCACCTGGTCCCCACGGTGGACTATTACCCTGAT AGGACATACATCTTTACGTTTCTCTTGAGCTCCCGGGTCTTCATCCCCCCTCATGACCTGCTGGCCCGCGTAGGGCAGATCTGCctggagcagaggcagcagctggaggCCGTGTCGGAGAAG GGCGACAGCAGGGGGCCCGGACCGCCTACCGTGACACAAAGTTGGGAGGAGGTCACCTCCAGTCGGCACCACTTCCCAGCACTTGCCAACCTGCCTGTAACCGAGAGGGGGCAGGCGAGAGACTCGTTTAAT GCCAAGCTGAAGTCTTTCTCAGCCAAGATCGTGCAGCTGCTAAAGGAGTGGACAGAGGCCTTCCCCTATGACTTCCAGGATGAGAAGGCCATGGTGGAACTGAAGGCCATCACCCACCGGGTCACGCAGTGTGACGAG GAGAATGGCACAGTGAAGAAGGCCATCGCCCAAATGACGCAGAGCCTGCTGCTGTCGCTGGCTGCCCGAAGCCAGCTTCAGGAGCTGCGGGAGAAGCTCCGCTCACCGGCCATGGACAAAGGGCCTATCCTCAAGGCCAAGCCGCCAGCTGCTCAGAAGGACATCCTGGGCGTGTGCTGTGACCCCTTGGTGCTGGCCCAGCAGCTGACTCATATTGAACTG GAGAGGGTCAGCAGCATTCACCCTGAGGACCTGATGCAGATTGTCAGCCACATGGACTCTCGGGACAAGCACAGG TGCCGAGGGGACCTGACCAAGACCTACAGCCTGGAGGCCTATGACAACTGGTTCAACTGCCTCAGCATGCTAGTGGCCACCGAGGTGTGTCGG GTGGTGAAGAAGAAGCACCGGACCCGCATGCTGGAGTTCTTCATTGACGTGGCCCGGGAGTGTTTCAACATCGGGAACTTCAACTCCATGATGGCCATCATCT CTGGCATGAACCTCAGTCCTGTGGCGAGGCTGAAGAAAACGTGGTCCAAAGTCAAGACTGCCAAGTTTGATGTCTTGGAG CATCATATGGACCCATCCAGCAACTTCTGCAACTACCGCACAGCCCTGCAGGGGGCCACGCAGAGGTCCCAGATGGCCAACAGCAGCCGAGAGAAGATTGTCATCCCTGTGTTCAACCTTTTCGTTAAGGACATCTATTTCCTGCACAAAATCCACACCAACCACCTGCCCAATGGGCACATCAACTTCAAG AAATTTTGGGAGATCTCCAGACAGATCCACGAGTTCATGACATGGACACAAGTAGAGTGTCCCTTCGAGAAGGACAAGAAGATTCAGAGTTACCTGCTCACGGCACCCATCTACAGCGAGGAAG CTCTCTTCATCGCCTCCTTTGAAAGTGAAGGTCCTGAGAACCACATGGAAAAGGACAGCTGGAAGACCCTCAG GACTACTCTCCTTAACAGAGCCTGA
- the RASGEF1A gene encoding ras-GEF domain-containing family member 1A isoform X3 translates to MFLEPQETMPQTSVVFSSILGPSCSGQGQPSMGERGGGASGSGDLIFQDGRLISGSLEALMEHLVPTVDYYPDRTYIFTFLLSSRVFIPPHDLLARVGQICLEQRQQLEAVSEKAKLKSFSAKIVQLLKEWTEAFPYDFQDEKAMVELKAITHRVTQCDEENGTVKKAIAQMTQSLLLSLAARSQLQELREKLRSPAMDKGPILKAKPPAAQKDILGVCCDPLVLAQQLTHIELERVSSIHPEDLMQIVSHMDSRDKHRCRGDLTKTYSLEAYDNWFNCLSMLVATEVCRVVKKKHRTRMLEFFIDVARECFNIGNFNSMMAIISGMNLSPVARLKKTWSKVKTAKFDVLEHHMDPSSNFCNYRTALQGATQRSQMANSSREKIVIPVFNLFVKDIYFLHKIHTNHLPNGHINFKKFWEISRQIHEFMTWTQVECPFEKDKKIQSYLLTAPIYSEEALFIASFESEGPENHMEKDSWKTLRTTLLNRA, encoded by the exons GAAACTATGCCCCAGACATCCGTCGTCTTCTCCAGCATCCTCGGGCCCAGCTGTAGCGGACAGGGGCAGCCCAGCATGGGGGAGCGAGGAGGCGGGGCCAGCGGCTCCGGGGACCTCATCTTTCAAGATGGTCGCCTCATCTCCGGGTCGCTGGAGGCCTTGATGGAGCACCTGGTCCCCACGGTGGACTATTACCCTGAT AGGACATACATCTTTACGTTTCTCTTGAGCTCCCGGGTCTTCATCCCCCCTCATGACCTGCTGGCCCGCGTAGGGCAGATCTGCctggagcagaggcagcagctggaggCCGTGTCGGAGAAG GCCAAGCTGAAGTCTTTCTCAGCCAAGATCGTGCAGCTGCTAAAGGAGTGGACAGAGGCCTTCCCCTATGACTTCCAGGATGAGAAGGCCATGGTGGAACTGAAGGCCATCACCCACCGGGTCACGCAGTGTGACGAG GAGAATGGCACAGTGAAGAAGGCCATCGCCCAAATGACGCAGAGCCTGCTGCTGTCGCTGGCTGCCCGAAGCCAGCTTCAGGAGCTGCGGGAGAAGCTCCGCTCACCGGCCATGGACAAAGGGCCTATCCTCAAGGCCAAGCCGCCAGCTGCTCAGAAGGACATCCTGGGCGTGTGCTGTGACCCCTTGGTGCTGGCCCAGCAGCTGACTCATATTGAACTG GAGAGGGTCAGCAGCATTCACCCTGAGGACCTGATGCAGATTGTCAGCCACATGGACTCTCGGGACAAGCACAGG TGCCGAGGGGACCTGACCAAGACCTACAGCCTGGAGGCCTATGACAACTGGTTCAACTGCCTCAGCATGCTAGTGGCCACCGAGGTGTGTCGG GTGGTGAAGAAGAAGCACCGGACCCGCATGCTGGAGTTCTTCATTGACGTGGCCCGGGAGTGTTTCAACATCGGGAACTTCAACTCCATGATGGCCATCATCT CTGGCATGAACCTCAGTCCTGTGGCGAGGCTGAAGAAAACGTGGTCCAAAGTCAAGACTGCCAAGTTTGATGTCTTGGAG CATCATATGGACCCATCCAGCAACTTCTGCAACTACCGCACAGCCCTGCAGGGGGCCACGCAGAGGTCCCAGATGGCCAACAGCAGCCGAGAGAAGATTGTCATCCCTGTGTTCAACCTTTTCGTTAAGGACATCTATTTCCTGCACAAAATCCACACCAACCACCTGCCCAATGGGCACATCAACTTCAAG AAATTTTGGGAGATCTCCAGACAGATCCACGAGTTCATGACATGGACACAAGTAGAGTGTCCCTTCGAGAAGGACAAGAAGATTCAGAGTTACCTGCTCACGGCACCCATCTACAGCGAGGAAG CTCTCTTCATCGCCTCCTTTGAAAGTGAAGGTCCTGAGAACCACATGGAAAAGGACAGCTGGAAGACCCTCAG GACTACTCTCCTTAACAGAGCCTGA
- the RASGEF1A gene encoding ras-GEF domain-containing family member 1A isoform X2, whose product MPQTSVVFSSILGPSCSGQGQPSMGERGGGASGSGDLIFQDGRLISGSLEALMEHLVPTVDYYPDRTYIFTFLLSSRVFIPPHDLLARVGQICLEQRQQLEAVSEKGDSRGPGPPTVTQSWEEVTSSRHHFPALANLPVTERGQARDSFNAKLKSFSAKIVQLLKEWTEAFPYDFQDEKAMVELKAITHRVTQCDEENGTVKKAIAQMTQSLLLSLAARSQLQELREKLRSPAMDKGPILKAKPPAAQKDILGVCCDPLVLAQQLTHIELERVSSIHPEDLMQIVSHMDSRDKHRCRGDLTKTYSLEAYDNWFNCLSMLVATEVCRVVKKKHRTRMLEFFIDVARECFNIGNFNSMMAIISGMNLSPVARLKKTWSKVKTAKFDVLEHHMDPSSNFCNYRTALQGATQRSQMANSSREKIVIPVFNLFVKDIYFLHKIHTNHLPNGHINFKKFWEISRQIHEFMTWTQVECPFEKDKKIQSYLLTAPIYSEEALFIASFESEGPENHMEKDSWKTLRTTLLNRA is encoded by the exons ATGCCCCAGACATCCGTCGTCTTCTCCAGCATCCTCGGGCCCAGCTGTAGCGGACAGGGGCAGCCCAGCATGGGGGAGCGAGGAGGCGGGGCCAGCGGCTCCGGGGACCTCATCTTTCAAGATGGTCGCCTCATCTCCGGGTCGCTGGAGGCCTTGATGGAGCACCTGGTCCCCACGGTGGACTATTACCCTGAT AGGACATACATCTTTACGTTTCTCTTGAGCTCCCGGGTCTTCATCCCCCCTCATGACCTGCTGGCCCGCGTAGGGCAGATCTGCctggagcagaggcagcagctggaggCCGTGTCGGAGAAG GGCGACAGCAGGGGGCCCGGACCGCCTACCGTGACACAAAGTTGGGAGGAGGTCACCTCCAGTCGGCACCACTTCCCAGCACTTGCCAACCTGCCTGTAACCGAGAGGGGGCAGGCGAGAGACTCGTTTAAT GCCAAGCTGAAGTCTTTCTCAGCCAAGATCGTGCAGCTGCTAAAGGAGTGGACAGAGGCCTTCCCCTATGACTTCCAGGATGAGAAGGCCATGGTGGAACTGAAGGCCATCACCCACCGGGTCACGCAGTGTGACGAG GAGAATGGCACAGTGAAGAAGGCCATCGCCCAAATGACGCAGAGCCTGCTGCTGTCGCTGGCTGCCCGAAGCCAGCTTCAGGAGCTGCGGGAGAAGCTCCGCTCACCGGCCATGGACAAAGGGCCTATCCTCAAGGCCAAGCCGCCAGCTGCTCAGAAGGACATCCTGGGCGTGTGCTGTGACCCCTTGGTGCTGGCCCAGCAGCTGACTCATATTGAACTG GAGAGGGTCAGCAGCATTCACCCTGAGGACCTGATGCAGATTGTCAGCCACATGGACTCTCGGGACAAGCACAGG TGCCGAGGGGACCTGACCAAGACCTACAGCCTGGAGGCCTATGACAACTGGTTCAACTGCCTCAGCATGCTAGTGGCCACCGAGGTGTGTCGG GTGGTGAAGAAGAAGCACCGGACCCGCATGCTGGAGTTCTTCATTGACGTGGCCCGGGAGTGTTTCAACATCGGGAACTTCAACTCCATGATGGCCATCATCT CTGGCATGAACCTCAGTCCTGTGGCGAGGCTGAAGAAAACGTGGTCCAAAGTCAAGACTGCCAAGTTTGATGTCTTGGAG CATCATATGGACCCATCCAGCAACTTCTGCAACTACCGCACAGCCCTGCAGGGGGCCACGCAGAGGTCCCAGATGGCCAACAGCAGCCGAGAGAAGATTGTCATCCCTGTGTTCAACCTTTTCGTTAAGGACATCTATTTCCTGCACAAAATCCACACCAACCACCTGCCCAATGGGCACATCAACTTCAAG AAATTTTGGGAGATCTCCAGACAGATCCACGAGTTCATGACATGGACACAAGTAGAGTGTCCCTTCGAGAAGGACAAGAAGATTCAGAGTTACCTGCTCACGGCACCCATCTACAGCGAGGAAG CTCTCTTCATCGCCTCCTTTGAAAGTGAAGGTCCTGAGAACCACATGGAAAAGGACAGCTGGAAGACCCTCAG GACTACTCTCCTTAACAGAGCCTGA
- the RASGEF1A gene encoding ras-GEF domain-containing family member 1A isoform X4 gives MPQTSVVFSSILGPSCSGQGQPSMGERGGGASGSGDLIFQDGRLISGSLEALMEHLVPTVDYYPDRTYIFTFLLSSRVFIPPHDLLARVGQICLEQRQQLEAVSEKAKLKSFSAKIVQLLKEWTEAFPYDFQDEKAMVELKAITHRVTQCDEENGTVKKAIAQMTQSLLLSLAARSQLQELREKLRSPAMDKGPILKAKPPAAQKDILGVCCDPLVLAQQLTHIELERVSSIHPEDLMQIVSHMDSRDKHRCRGDLTKTYSLEAYDNWFNCLSMLVATEVCRVVKKKHRTRMLEFFIDVARECFNIGNFNSMMAIISGMNLSPVARLKKTWSKVKTAKFDVLEHHMDPSSNFCNYRTALQGATQRSQMANSSREKIVIPVFNLFVKDIYFLHKIHTNHLPNGHINFKKFWEISRQIHEFMTWTQVECPFEKDKKIQSYLLTAPIYSEEALFIASFESEGPENHMEKDSWKTLRTTLLNRA, from the exons ATGCCCCAGACATCCGTCGTCTTCTCCAGCATCCTCGGGCCCAGCTGTAGCGGACAGGGGCAGCCCAGCATGGGGGAGCGAGGAGGCGGGGCCAGCGGCTCCGGGGACCTCATCTTTCAAGATGGTCGCCTCATCTCCGGGTCGCTGGAGGCCTTGATGGAGCACCTGGTCCCCACGGTGGACTATTACCCTGAT AGGACATACATCTTTACGTTTCTCTTGAGCTCCCGGGTCTTCATCCCCCCTCATGACCTGCTGGCCCGCGTAGGGCAGATCTGCctggagcagaggcagcagctggaggCCGTGTCGGAGAAG GCCAAGCTGAAGTCTTTCTCAGCCAAGATCGTGCAGCTGCTAAAGGAGTGGACAGAGGCCTTCCCCTATGACTTCCAGGATGAGAAGGCCATGGTGGAACTGAAGGCCATCACCCACCGGGTCACGCAGTGTGACGAG GAGAATGGCACAGTGAAGAAGGCCATCGCCCAAATGACGCAGAGCCTGCTGCTGTCGCTGGCTGCCCGAAGCCAGCTTCAGGAGCTGCGGGAGAAGCTCCGCTCACCGGCCATGGACAAAGGGCCTATCCTCAAGGCCAAGCCGCCAGCTGCTCAGAAGGACATCCTGGGCGTGTGCTGTGACCCCTTGGTGCTGGCCCAGCAGCTGACTCATATTGAACTG GAGAGGGTCAGCAGCATTCACCCTGAGGACCTGATGCAGATTGTCAGCCACATGGACTCTCGGGACAAGCACAGG TGCCGAGGGGACCTGACCAAGACCTACAGCCTGGAGGCCTATGACAACTGGTTCAACTGCCTCAGCATGCTAGTGGCCACCGAGGTGTGTCGG GTGGTGAAGAAGAAGCACCGGACCCGCATGCTGGAGTTCTTCATTGACGTGGCCCGGGAGTGTTTCAACATCGGGAACTTCAACTCCATGATGGCCATCATCT CTGGCATGAACCTCAGTCCTGTGGCGAGGCTGAAGAAAACGTGGTCCAAAGTCAAGACTGCCAAGTTTGATGTCTTGGAG CATCATATGGACCCATCCAGCAACTTCTGCAACTACCGCACAGCCCTGCAGGGGGCCACGCAGAGGTCCCAGATGGCCAACAGCAGCCGAGAGAAGATTGTCATCCCTGTGTTCAACCTTTTCGTTAAGGACATCTATTTCCTGCACAAAATCCACACCAACCACCTGCCCAATGGGCACATCAACTTCAAG AAATTTTGGGAGATCTCCAGACAGATCCACGAGTTCATGACATGGACACAAGTAGAGTGTCCCTTCGAGAAGGACAAGAAGATTCAGAGTTACCTGCTCACGGCACCCATCTACAGCGAGGAAG CTCTCTTCATCGCCTCCTTTGAAAGTGAAGGTCCTGAGAACCACATGGAAAAGGACAGCTGGAAGACCCTCAG GACTACTCTCCTTAACAGAGCCTGA